Proteins found in one Triticum urartu cultivar G1812 chromosome 4, Tu2.1, whole genome shotgun sequence genomic segment:
- the LOC125553114 gene encoding uncharacterized protein LOC125553114, with the protein MLPPPPAQALPDDLLEEIFLRLPPDEPGCLVRASLASKLWLGLLSGDRFRGRYREFHGAPPMLGFLRSWPPYSGQGVPDFVSTTKFGLDIPDDGWWGLNYRPLDCRHGRVVLAGGTGFVVWDPMTDNRMKLEAPDEYIRAASHGAAMLCGCDHRACHQSPFGVVFVYLHEGEGEDDFIASAGGCVSEPAEWSKLCPDVHQWSEAGSDIHLEGRPWLYPSPPVLAQDALHFMLSSDDYLIQILKYDFDLSSCCLSLIDAPLDLIDADLILLAMEDGSLGVAQVGGFTLYRWSRQMGSDGVASWTQLTIIDLEKLLPIQNPKSLRWKEIPELVGSVEGSDTIFVTMDLGIYEINLKTLRWKSLCKGEKFRRLITNTRALIPYMSFYNPQERASTVMRHIDDV; encoded by the exons atgctgccgccgccgccggcacaGGCGCTGCCGGACGACCTCCTCGAGGAGATCTTCCTCCGCCTACCGCCGGACGAGCCCGGCTGCCTCGTGCGCGCCTCCCTCGCCAGCAAGCTCTGGCTCggcctcctctccggcgaccgaTTCCGCGGTCGCTACCGCGAGTTCCATGGAGCTCCCCCCATGCTGGGCTTCCTTCGTTCCTGGCCCCCGTACTCCGGCCAAGGCGTGCCAGACTTCGTCTCCACCACGAAATTCGGCTTGGACATCCCCGACGACGGCTGGTGGGGCTTGAACTACCGTCCGTTGGACTGCCGCCATGGCCGAGTTGTCCTTGCGGGGGGCACGGGGTTCGTCGTTTGGGACCCCATGACAGACAACCGGATGAAGCTGGAAGCGCCGGATGAATACATCAGGGCCGCCAGCCATGGCGCCGCGATGCTCTGCGGCTGCGACCACCGCGCGTGTCATCAGAGCCCCTTCGGGGTGGTCTTTGTCTACCTGCACGAGGGTGAGGGCGAGGATGATTTTATTGCATCTGCCGGCGGGTGCGTGTCGGAGCCGGCTGAGTGGAGCAAGCTGTGCCCTGATGTTCATCAGTGGAGCGAGGCGGGCTCTGACATTCATCTTGAGGGCCGTCCATGGTTGTATCCAAGCCCCCCTGTCCTCGCTCAAGACGCACTTCACTTCATGCTTAGTTCGGATGATTATCTCATACAAATTCTCAAATACGACTTCGACTTGAGCTCTTGTTGTTTATCATTGATTGATGCACCGCTGGACTTAATTGATGCTGACCTTATCCTTCTGGCGATGGAGGATGGCAGCTTGGGGGTTGCACAAGTGGGCGGGTTTACCCTCTACCGCTGGTCAAGGCAAATGGGTTCTGATGGAGTTGCGTCATGGACTCAGCTTACAATCATTGATCTCGAGAAACTTCTCCCCATTCAAAATCCCAAGTCACTACGGTGGAAGGAAATACCTGAACTGGTTGGATCTGTGGAGGGCAGTGATACCATTTTCGTGACCATGGATCTTGGTATCTATGAGATTAATCTCAAGACACTACGGTGGAAGAGCCTATGCAAGGGAGAAAAGTTTCGTCGTTTGATTACAAACACGAGAGCTTTGATTCCGTACATGAGTTTCTATAATCCACAAG AAAGGGCGAGCACTGTGATGCGGCACATTGATGATGTATGA